Within the Candidatus Acidiferrales bacterium genome, the region TGTAAATATCCCGGAGCGGCACAGCTGGTTGATCCTCTCGGTTTGTCCGACAGGGTTCCTTCGGAAAAAGACTCGCTTCAAAGCGCAGTGTCGCCAGCGAGTCAGCAAAGTCCGGAGACTCCACAGACGGCAACGACGTATGAGAAGGGGACCTATGAAGTTCAGCTAGGCGTATTCTCAACCCGCGAGAATGCCGATAAATTCGCAGCTGATATGAAGGCTGAGGACGTTAAGGCGTCGGTTTCTGAAAAAGCCGGAGCCGCAAAGACACTTTACGTTGTCACCACTGGAAATTTTCCGACACGCGACGCTGCAGTCACTTTTGCGACGAGCTTAAAAAACCGGTCGATTGATTGTATAGTGGTGAAGGTTGGAGAATCAAGAGAATGAAAATTACGGTATTGGGCTCCGGTTCGGCTTTTTCCGACCTAACGAGGTTTAACAGCGCCTATCTGGTGGAAACGGGCAATTTATGCTTCATGATCGACTGCGGTTCGGACGCACTCCGCGCTTTGCAAAAAGCGGGCTCCGATCTGTTTTCGATTCAGGATATCTTCATAACTCACATGCACGCCGACCATTGCGGCGGGATTCCAGCAGTCTTAACTGCTATGCATGTGCTTGAGCGAAAGGAACCCATAAGAGTTCATGTTCCATCAGGTCAGCTTGAATTTGTAAAATCATGGCTTGCGAACTTCTTCATTTATAATGAGAGATGGTCTTTCAGGATCGATTTGGTCCCATTGAGTCCGGGTGAGAAAAAACCGTATGATGATATAGAGCTTGAGTTCAGCCCGACAAATCATCTTGATAGGTACATGGAGACGGCATTGAAAGCCGGAATTAATGCGATGAGTTTTTCTGTAATTGTCCGCGAAGGAAAGAAATCATTCTACTTCAGCAGCGACATCGATTCAATCGAGGAGATCGGTTCTCATGCTGACAGTACGATTTCGTTCATTGAAGCGGCACATCCGGAACTCGAAGAAATCGCTAGAATTTCCAGGAAAGGACACAACAACCTTTTCTTCACACACATCCCGCAGGAACTCGAAACCGGCGGAACGTGGGCCAGGGAATTGTATTCAAAGTTTGGAACGCAAAAAATAAATATCATCCATGATGGGCAGATCTTCACAATTTGATAACCCAGAACGATCCAGAAAAATCCAGGGTTTGTCGCGAATAAAATGACGGTCGAAGAGTTTCAAGAGAGGTATGGGATAATCGCTGCGTCGACTGCGATGAAGGAAGTAGTCGCAACCGTAATGCAAGTTGCGCCGACCGATGTGACCGTGCTGGTAACCGGTGAGAGCGGCGTCGGAAAGGAAGTAATCGCACGTGCGATTCACGGTGCAAGCAGACGAGCGGGCAACCAACTTGTTGCAGTGAATTGCGGTGCAATTCCCGAAGGAATACTCGAATCCGAATTGTTCGGGCATCAACGCGGAGCGTTCACCGGCGCCGTGGAGTCTCGCAAGGGGTATTTCGAAATTGCCGACGGCGGGACGCTGTTTCTCGATGAAATCGGCGATACCCCGCTTGCCACTCAGGTCAAATTGCTCCGCATCATTGAGACCGGCGAGTTCATGCGTGTCGGCTCTTCTTCAAACCAAAAGGTTGATGTGAGGGTCATAGCAGCTTCGAACAAGTCGTTAGAAGCTGAAGTCGCACGCGGGTATTTCAGGCAGGATCTCTACTTCAGGTTGAGATCGGTGAATATTTTTATTCTGCCGTTGAGAGACCGCCGCGAAGACATTCCCATACTTGCTGAAAAATTTGTACAGGAATTTACGGCGAGCCAAAAAATAAAATTTGGCGGGTTCTCACCCGAAGCGATAGAAATGCTTAGCAGCTTGGAATGGCCCGGGAACGTGCGCGAGCTAAAAAATTTGATTGAGAGCATTATCGTGCTTGAGCGGGGCAATCAGGTGAACGCCGCAGCTTTGGATAAACACCTGCCGAAATCGGGAGCATCTTATTCCGCCGAGGTGGCGAGCAGATTTCTCCCGGTGCATGTCGGCAAGACACCTGAGGAATCAGACCGCGAATTGATTTTGCGGGCTCTGTGGGAAATCAAAAATGATATAGTGGATCTTAGAAATTCGATCGAGTCAAACGCATTGGAAAAAAAACTGGCATTACCCGTTCCACGATATGAGTCCGGGGAATCCGAAGACGGAAGAGAACTGAATATTGAGGAGATGGAAAAGTCTTTGATCCAGAAGGCTCTTCGAAAATTTTACGGCAACAAGCAGCTCGCGGCAAACGCTCTCGGGATAAGCATGCGTTCTTTGTATCGCAAGGTTCAACAGTATAAATTAAAGGATGTCTGATGAAATACTGCGCGGTTTTGGTGTTTTTGATTGTTTTAGGCGGCTGCGCTTACTCTTTCCGGGGAGCTTCACTGCCGCCGGGTGTTCATAGCGTCGCCGTGCAGGTGTTCGATGACAATAGCGGTTTCGGCGATCCGAATCTGAGAACTAATCTGACGAATCAGTTGACGCAGAAATTGATAACTGACAATACGCTAAGAGTAACGAATATGTCGAATGCCGATGCCGCAATAATCGGCGCGGTGACAAGCGTGAATACGCAACCCAGCGCCGTCAGCGGGAACCAGCAAGTCAGCGAATGGCGAATCACTGTGAATGTTTCAATAAAATTTGAAAACCTGAAAACTCAGAAAAACATCTGGACGAAAGACTTCTCGAATTACGGCGACTATGACCCAAGTGCAGGTCCTTCGAACAGAGATCTCGGTTTAAACGAGGCAGAAAATAAACTAACAGACGATATTCTCTTAGCTGTAGTCACGAATTGGTAAATGCCAAAGGAGCATAAAATGTCACCCCGCGTTGAGAACGCATTATTGATTTTCTACATAATTGTGTTGAGCTTTCCTTTCATATTCGGCTCAAACGGTTTTTTGATGATCTATTATTATTTCAAATACCGCAAAAAACAAGTTGCCCGTAAGGGGGAACTGAAGGACTTTCCGGTTGTTACAATCCAGCTTCCTGTTTACAATGAACTGTACGTCGTGAACCGCGTCGTGGACGCAATCTGTGCCATGGATTACCCAAAGGACAAAATTGAGGTCCAGGTTTTGGATGATTCGAATGATGAGACCACTTCCATCCTGGCACAGAAAGTCTCTGAGAAAGCGCGCGAGGGTTTTGACATCAAACACATAAGAAGGGGAAATCGAGAAGGTTACAAAGCAGGCGCATTGAAATACGGCCTGGCCCAGGCGCGCGGCGAATATGTTGCCATATTCGATGCCGATTTCATCCCGCGTGTGGATTTTTTGAAAAAGACACTTCCTTATTTTGCAGACAGAAAAGTCGGCCTGGTTCAGACCCGGTGGGAACATATCAACAGCAACTACTCACTTCTTACCCGTGCGCAGGCGATCGCGTTGGATGGCCATTTTGTAATTGAACAGCAGGTTCGCAACAAAGCCGGGTTCTTTATCAACTTTAACGGCACAGCAGGAGTTTGGAGAAGAAGCTGCATCGAAGACGCGGGTAATTGGGAAAGCGATACGCTTGCCGAAGACCTGGACCTGAGCTATCGTGCTCAGCTTAAAGGCTGGCAGTTTGTGTTCTTGAAGGAATACACGTCGCCTGCGGAGCTTCCGGCCGATGTGAATGCTCTTCGTTCGCAGCAATTCAGATGGACTAAAGGCGCAATCGAAGCATCGAAAAAACTTCTGCCGAGAGTTTGGAAGTCCAAACTGCCGTTGCGAGTCAAAATACATTCCACTGTCCATCTCTCCGCTGCCATGGTCTATCCTTTCGTCTTGCTGATCGGGATTCTTCAAGTGCCGATAGTTTACATAAAACACAGCGGCGAGTATGATCCTACATTTATGTTAATGAGCGGGTTCATTTTTGCTTTTTTTGGTTCATTCATGTTCTATCTTTACAGTCAGAAGGATGTTTACAAAGATTGGAGGAGAAGGATTTATCTCTTCCCTGTTTTCATGGCAGGAAGCATGGGACTCTCGGTTAACAATACTAAGGCGGTTATCGAAGGCTTGTTGGGCTGGAAAACCGAATTTGTTCGAACTCCGAAATACGGTGTGACCGGCAAACAGGGTTCGTGGGCCGATAAGAAATATACCGAGAAAAAAGTGAACTGGGTCTCGATTGCCGAGATTCTTCTGGCGATTTACTGCCTGGCGGGAATAATTATGTCGATTGTTGATCTTGAGATCGCCGCGATCCCATTCCAATTGTTGTATTTCTCGGGCTTCGGCGCAATTTCTTACCTTTCTATAAAGCAGGCCGTCCTCGCGAGAAAAACGGCTGTGCGATTTACTCCGAAGACGGAACCGGTCGTACAAAACATCGGAAAGTGATTCTTATGCATTTTGAATGTAAAGACCGAGGAGCTGCGAAGTATCTTAAGCGTGGAAATCTTTGCGGGATTTACCGAACCTTCCGGTTTAACTTTTCGACAAGACTTCTGTAGAATTTTCTTCGTGACGATGAACTATCGTTATGGCAGCAGCGATGTAAGCCTCCTTCGCTATCTTGAAGAACGCGTGGAGAGAAATCCGTCGTCATCTTTTTTTGCGATGCTGTCGTATTTTTATCTTGAGATAGGTAAAGTCGCGGAGGCATTGTCGATAGCCCAGCGCGGCGTCATCGCCCACCCTAATTATTCGACCGGCCATGCAATCCTTGCGATGGCCATGATGAAAGCCCGCCTTTTCTATGATGCCAGGAAGGAATTAGTCAGGGCAGCCGAGCTGAATCCCGATTCAAAAACCATCGAAAGCCTGTCTGCGGCTTTAGACAAACAGGAGCAGGCAGATGAAATCGGGAAAAAACTTGCCGAGCAATTCCATGCGAACAGAACCGGAGGCAAGGATTTGATGAAAACCATCGAGGACACGATAGAAGTTTATCGGCAAAAGGTCCGGAACGATGATTCCATAATACCGGGTCTCGATGCAATAGTTGGCGGCGAGCCGGGAAAGATCACACCGGAATTAAAAACACCGTCATTAATCCATTCTCAGGCCGAAACGTTGTCAAAGTATCGCGATGTCGATCGTGATGGTCGGGAATTGCCCGGCGACAAAAGAAAAGAGTCTTCAACGATCGCAAGAGCGATAATAGAAAAAGTAACGAGAGAAATTGAATCGAAGGCACCTTCCGATTCCGGCGGCTCAACGAATGGGAGCTCACCCCCGCAGACTGACTCTGCGGCTGCGGAACGGCCGGCATCGGCACGCGTTCCGCCTGAAACGTCCGGGGACGTTGGGCCAGACGAGGCTGAACTCGATTCCGGTGATTTCAATCTTGATGATCTCGCGCGCGAGCTTGAAGCGGCGGGGCCGATAAAACCACAGGAGGATCATCCACGGGATCGCAGCGACGAATCCGGAATAGAGCTCACCCCCGAAATTGTAACCGAGACGCTTGCTCAAATTTTCGAGCAGCAGGGCCAGCTGAAGACTGCAATCGAAGCATACGGCATCTTGATGCGGAAAAAACCCGAACAGGCAGAAGTTTATCAGCAGAAGATTGCCGAGCTGACGCAGAGAACGAATGGTTGAGGATTTTTTTTCTGCAGAACAGAAGAGCAGCTATGTTCGGCAAATGTTCAACAATGTATCCCATCGTTATGATTTTCTTAACCATCTTTTAAGTGCCGGGATTGATCGGCATTGGAGAAAACGGGCGATAGATGTTTTACAACTGCGTTCGGGAGAATTTTTCCTGGATGTCGCATGCGGTACCGGTGATCTTTCTATCGAAGCCGCGAAAAAAAATCCGGCAAGGATAGCCTCCCTCGACTTTGCGGAAGGGATGCTTCGGATATTTGTCGAGAAGGGAAAAAATTTAGATATCGCTGGAAAGCTTAACCCGGTCCAGGCAGATGCCGAGAAGCTTCCTTTTGCGGACGAAACTTTCGATGCTGCCGCCGTTGCCTTCGGAGTTAGAAATTTCGGCCGTTTAAAAGAGGGTCTGATCGAGTTGCGCAGAGTCGTAAAAAAAGGAGGAAGGGTTGTGATTCTTGAATTTTCCAGGCCGCAGCTCTTTTTGGTGAGACAAATTTATTTTTTTTATTTCAAGAGAATCTTGCCGTCGATCGGGCGGTTGGTTTCGGGAGATCGGGCAGCTTATTCGTATCTTCCGGATTCCGTCATAGTTTTCCCGGATGGTGAGTCGTTTGAGAATATTTTACGAGAGATAAATTTCCACGAAGTGCGTTCGTTTCCACTTACTTTCGGAGTTGCCACCGCATATTTCGGAGTGAGGTAAAAAACAATTTCAGATTGTGAACGGCGAATTGCGAATTAAGAGAGGTCAAGGTTATGAAATCAATGTGCACCACGCTTTCCGGGTCAGCCGCCCGCCTCTTTTAACCGAAAATTTGGGATTTAAAATTCAAAATTTGTTTCAGATATATGGATGAACTCGTCCAAATAGTTGCGAATAACTTCGATGCGATAGCCGACCGGTGGGTAGCATCAGTCGGAACTATGCCAAAGTATTTCGGCAGTACACAAATATCGTTCTACAAAAGCCAGATTACCGAGCTCCTCCATTGCATCGTTGACCTTCTTGTGGGCGTCGGTCCATCGCGTCTAATCAGATTCACAGAACGGATTGTGAAGCCGCCTTATAACGGTCTGCTCACTCTTACCTCGGTTCATGAAACATTCCTGCTGGGAGAAGACTCGATCATTTCCGTCGTCAAGGAGAAAATGGAAAGGAGAGACGACATTTTCGAATACTCACGAAGGGTTGACGGATGCTTCCACGAAATAATCTACCAGTATGCAAATGCCTATCAGTCATATCAGGCCGAGGTCAGCGCGTCGCAGAGAAAGGTGATAGAGCAGCAGCGCGAGACGTTGATGAAGTTTACGAATGCGATCGGGTCGGCGAATTCTTACGACGAAGCATTAAGCGCCGGGATCCGGATCATAAAGGAGGAATCGCGTTCAGCTTCGGTCGAGTTCTTTGCATTTGAAGCCACGTCTCAATGTTTGACATTTAGACTGGCAGTTCCCGAAGAAACTCCGACGGCGAGCGGCGATTTTCTTAGAGCCCTTGCTAATCAATTCGGGAGTGAATCGAGCGCGCGCCGCAGCTACGGGATGATGCAGGAAATCTCCGGACATCGAAAGCTTGTGCTGATGCTTCCTGTTTCTGCGGGCGAATCCTTGATCGGCTTGCTCCTTCTCGCATTTCTCCCGGTTCCGATGAGAGAAAGCAGCATTTCGGAGTTGTCTGAACGGATTCCTCTGGGACCGGAAGAAAGTTTGAACGTCCTGCTGGCCATGGTGGATCAGCTGGGCTACGGTTTAAAAAGATTCTTGCTCGAGGAAGAAGTCATTTCCAAGGCACGATACATTTCAATATTGACTGAGAATTCTGCCGACGCGATAGTCGGACTCGACGAACAAGGGAAAATAGCATCGTGGAACAAAGGTGCCACACTTCTTTTCGGATTCCAGCCTGCAGAAGTAAACGGGGAACCTTTTTCAGTTTTACTCCCGGGCGAGAAAAGAATGGCCGGCGAAGTTACCGCGGAACGCATCCGGAGTGAAGGAATTGTGAGAAATTTCGAACTTGAATGTGTGACAAAGTCCGGGCATAGAGTCACGGTCAGCTTGACGGGAAGCATTTTGAGAGATGAACAAGGGATATCCATTGGCGAAGCTCTGATCATGCGGGATGTAACCCAGCTCAAGCAGTACGAGCAGGAGTTGCGTCAGACCGAGAAGCTTTCCTTCATTGGACAAATTTCCGCCGGCATTGCTCATGAAATCGGGACTCCACTCAATATAATTTTAGGCAATGCTGAGTACCTGATGATGGACTTGAAGCCGAATGAGGAAGGCTATGATGAGTTGAAAATGATAGCGGGTGAAACAAACAGGATCGCAAAACTGATTCAGCAGCTTCTCGACTTTGCACGGCCGAAAAAAATGAGAACAAAACAAGTCGATTTGAATTCCGAAATCAATGCCGTACTTCAGCTGATGAAAAGCCAGATCGACAAATCGTCCATCGAGCTCGAATTGGACCTGGAAAAAAATCTCCCCCTGGTGTTCGGCGACGCTGCCCAACTTCAGGAAGTTTTCGTAAATTTAATAGTGAACGCAATTCATTCTATGGAGAATATCGCGCGCAACGCAGTTGGTCCCCGGCTCAGCATCAAAACCGAGATTGCCAGAGGAAAGGGTGATAATGTTGTTGAGGTCACGATCGCCGACACGGGGTGCGGAATTTCCGAGGAAGATCTGGAGAAAATATTTAATCCCTTCTTTACCACGAAGGAAGTGGGCAAGGGGACCGGGCTTGGCCTTGCCATTACTCAAAGGATAATTCAGGATCACAAAGGGGCGATCTCAGTCGAGAGTAATGTCGGCAAGGGAACGATTTTCAAGTTGAGTTTTCCCGCTTATGATGTAATTGCCATTGAAAAAGATAAAAACACAAGTATTGCGGTAGAGTGATAGGAACAGCAAGAATATTTCGGTCAATTATCACCTGCATTTTGTGCCATCAAAGATTTTTTTGTACCACGGGCGGGCGCTCATCGGATTTCGCCCGGGTTCATTCCTTCGGGATAAGCCGGAAAACAGTTCCGGCGAGCCGGATTGCCTCATGTGTGTTTTGGTGCATTCACTAAATTTCAATGAATTTTTCGGGACAATATGAAAGCAGACATATCAATTCTTGCAGTTGATGACGATGTAAATATGCTGGCGATGCTTGAGAAGTTTCTCAAGCGGGCAGGTTATACCGTGGATACAACTTCCGAAAGCATGAAAGCGATGTCGTTAATCGATGATAAAAACTACGACATTGTCATCACAGACATTCAAATGCCGCGCGCGACCGGCATGGACATTTTGAGACGCGTTAAGGAACTGCAGAAAGATACCATGGTCGTTATTATTACCGCCTTCGGCTCGGTCGACTCGGCGGTCAATGCAATGAAAGCCGGTGCATACGATTACGTCAGTAAACCTTTTAACATGGATGAGATACTAGCGCTCCTCGAACGCGCGACGCAGCAGCGAAGACTTCAACGGGAA harbors:
- a CDS encoding SPOR domain-containing protein — translated: MKVYPFVVSLVVVMSSSASAQRFTGKEQTTQTRVKPDTGFINAEKAYLAFKGGEIDDARKYLASADPENPFATYVRAALTENAAQAVGIYRVIVNEYPGKPIAREALLQLYKYHYAAGDYRLAHTDYVELCKYPGAAQLVDPLGLSDRVPSEKDSLQSAVSPASQQSPETPQTATTYEKGTYEVQLGVFSTRENADKFAADMKAEDVKASVSEKAGAAKTLYVVTTGNFPTRDAAVTFATSLKNRSIDCIVVKVGESRE
- a CDS encoding ribonuclease Z codes for the protein MKITVLGSGSAFSDLTRFNSAYLVETGNLCFMIDCGSDALRALQKAGSDLFSIQDIFITHMHADHCGGIPAVLTAMHVLERKEPIRVHVPSGQLEFVKSWLANFFIYNERWSFRIDLVPLSPGEKKPYDDIELEFSPTNHLDRYMETALKAGINAMSFSVIVREGKKSFYFSSDIDSIEEIGSHADSTISFIEAAHPELEEIARISRKGHNNLFFTHIPQELETGGTWARELYSKFGTQKINIIHDGQIFTI
- a CDS encoding ATP-binding protein; its protein translation is MDELVQIVANNFDAIADRWVASVGTMPKYFGSTQISFYKSQITELLHCIVDLLVGVGPSRLIRFTERIVKPPYNGLLTLTSVHETFLLGEDSIISVVKEKMERRDDIFEYSRRVDGCFHEIIYQYANAYQSYQAEVSASQRKVIEQQRETLMKFTNAIGSANSYDEALSAGIRIIKEESRSASVEFFAFEATSQCLTFRLAVPEETPTASGDFLRALANQFGSESSARRSYGMMQEISGHRKLVLMLPVSAGESLIGLLLLAFLPVPMRESSISELSERIPLGPEESLNVLLAMVDQLGYGLKRFLLEEEVISKARYISILTENSADAIVGLDEQGKIASWNKGATLLFGFQPAEVNGEPFSVLLPGEKRMAGEVTAERIRSEGIVRNFELECVTKSGHRVTVSLTGSILRDEQGISIGEALIMRDVTQLKQYEQELRQTEKLSFIGQISAGIAHEIGTPLNIILGNAEYLMMDLKPNEEGYDELKMIAGETNRIAKLIQQLLDFARPKKMRTKQVDLNSEINAVLQLMKSQIDKSSIELELDLEKNLPLVFGDAAQLQEVFVNLIVNAIHSMENIARNAVGPRLSIKTEIARGKGDNVVEVTIADTGCGISEEDLEKIFNPFFTTKEVGKGTGLGLAITQRIIQDHKGAISVESNVGKGTIFKLSFPAYDVIAIEKDKNTSIAVE
- a CDS encoding cellulose synthase family protein, whose protein sequence is MSPRVENALLIFYIIVLSFPFIFGSNGFLMIYYYFKYRKKQVARKGELKDFPVVTIQLPVYNELYVVNRVVDAICAMDYPKDKIEVQVLDDSNDETTSILAQKVSEKAREGFDIKHIRRGNREGYKAGALKYGLAQARGEYVAIFDADFIPRVDFLKKTLPYFADRKVGLVQTRWEHINSNYSLLTRAQAIALDGHFVIEQQVRNKAGFFINFNGTAGVWRRSCIEDAGNWESDTLAEDLDLSYRAQLKGWQFVFLKEYTSPAELPADVNALRSQQFRWTKGAIEASKKLLPRVWKSKLPLRVKIHSTVHLSAAMVYPFVLLIGILQVPIVYIKHSGEYDPTFMLMSGFIFAFFGSFMFYLYSQKDVYKDWRRRIYLFPVFMAGSMGLSVNNTKAVIEGLLGWKTEFVRTPKYGVTGKQGSWADKKYTEKKVNWVSIAEILLAIYCLAGIIMSIVDLEIAAIPFQLLYFSGFGAISYLSIKQAVLARKTAVRFTPKTEPVVQNIGK
- a CDS encoding sigma-54 dependent transcriptional regulator, with amino-acid sequence MTVEEFQERYGIIAASTAMKEVVATVMQVAPTDVTVLVTGESGVGKEVIARAIHGASRRAGNQLVAVNCGAIPEGILESELFGHQRGAFTGAVESRKGYFEIADGGTLFLDEIGDTPLATQVKLLRIIETGEFMRVGSSSNQKVDVRVIAASNKSLEAEVARGYFRQDLYFRLRSVNIFILPLRDRREDIPILAEKFVQEFTASQKIKFGGFSPEAIEMLSSLEWPGNVRELKNLIESIIVLERGNQVNAAALDKHLPKSGASYSAEVASRFLPVHVGKTPEESDRELILRALWEIKNDIVDLRNSIESNALEKKLALPVPRYESGESEDGRELNIEEMEKSLIQKALRKFYGNKQLAANALGISMRSLYRKVQQYKLKDV
- a CDS encoding LptE family protein; the protein is MKYCAVLVFLIVLGGCAYSFRGASLPPGVHSVAVQVFDDNSGFGDPNLRTNLTNQLTQKLITDNTLRVTNMSNADAAIIGAVTSVNTQPSAVSGNQQVSEWRITVNVSIKFENLKTQKNIWTKDFSNYGDYDPSAGPSNRDLGLNEAENKLTDDILLAVVTNW
- the ubiE gene encoding bifunctional demethylmenaquinone methyltransferase/2-methoxy-6-polyprenyl-1,4-benzoquinol methylase UbiE, with the protein product MVEDFFSAEQKSSYVRQMFNNVSHRYDFLNHLLSAGIDRHWRKRAIDVLQLRSGEFFLDVACGTGDLSIEAAKKNPARIASLDFAEGMLRIFVEKGKNLDIAGKLNPVQADAEKLPFADETFDAAAVAFGVRNFGRLKEGLIELRRVVKKGGRVVILEFSRPQLFLVRQIYFFYFKRILPSIGRLVSGDRAAYSYLPDSVIVFPDGESFENILREINFHEVRSFPLTFGVATAYFGVR